TTAGATTATTCGTCAGAAGTCGCACGAGATGCAGACTTTATAGTAACCAAAGAACATTTAACTCAATGGGAACGTATTAACGGTAAAATCGAGCCACACACATTTGTCGCGTTAAGAACAGATTGGTCTAAACGGTGGCCCGATACTACGCAATTTGAAAATAAAGATACGCATGGCCAACCTCATACCCCGGGTTGGAGCCGGGATGCATTACAGTTCTTAATCGAAGAACGCCAAGTAAAAGCAATCGGTCACGAAACTTTCGATACAGATGCTGCTATAGATGCAACACGTAACGAAGACTTCGTCAGCCAGCGTTATGTCCTTGAGCAAGACATTTTTCAAATTGAATTGCTGACTAATTTAGACCAATTACCAGCCCGTGGTGCTATTATTTTTACGATATGCCCAAAAGCAAATGACGCTCCTGGTTTTCCGGTACGCGCGTTTGCTATCAAGCCTAAATAGATTTACAAAAACAAGTGAGATGTACTCTAGCCATTATGTACATCAGTAATAATCTTGGTATTAAGCAATTTGAGCCCCTGCTTAATACCAAGCTCTCCTTTTCAGTTATGATATATTACAAACAAGTAGGTCGCCGCCTACTTGTTTTTTGATTTTAATTTAAGTTAAGATTACTGTAACGCATTAAATAGATACAAGGAGTGAATGCAATGCCTTCGAACGACTATGCACCACAGCAACGTAATATCGTCATCGCTTATGTTTTATGGTTCTTTTTAGGCCAACTCGGCATACACCGTTTCTATTGTGGTAAAACTGCTTCGGGTATTTTCCAAGTTATTCTAGCAGTTATTGGTTGGGCCACAGCAGCTATTTTTATTGGTTACCTATTCTTATTTATATTAGGTTTTTGGTTATTTATAGATATTTTCTTAATTCCTAGTATGTGTAAGCACCCAAATTAATACAATATAAGCTAATGTTTAACGTGAAACATTATACAAATCATAAAAAGAGACACCTTTGTCGAGGTGTCTCTTTTGCTATTACATATAGTCTTAAGTGAGTTGTTGTTTTCCAGTAATTGGATAATCAAGTTCGAATGATTTGGCTGAAACCATCTTTTTATATTGATATCCGAAATAAGCAATCCATAGTAACGTTAATACAAATCCAATATAATAGCTAAGCGTTAAGTCTAAACCTAAACCGATCTTCTGGCTTAATATATAAACAAAGATATTCCATGTCATAAAGACTGCCGGTATTGCAGCAACCCAGAAGTTCTTTTTAGCGATTAACAGATACATAGCTCCTACCCATAAGGCTACGACGGCGGTCGTTTGGTTAGCCCAAGAGAAGTAACGCCATAATACAGTGAAATCAACTTGAGTTAAACCAAAGCTAATCACAAATAATGGTGCTGCTACGATAATTCTTTTCATCATGCTACGTTGTTCAACGTTTAAATAATCGGCAATAATCATACGTGCACTTCTAAATGAAGTATCACCACTCGTAATTGGTAAAATGATTACACCTATAACGGCAATCGTACCAATTACTGAGCCTAATAATAAATTAGAAGCCTTACTTACTACTAATGCAGCTTCACCACGATTTAAAACATCTTGTAAACCACTATAACCGTGGAACAAACTCATACCAGCTGCCGCCCAAATCATAGCGATAATACCTTCAGCAATCATCATGCCATAGAAAATAAAGCGCGCATTTTTCTCTTTATTCGTAGTTCTAGAAATAATAGGCGTTTGCGTCGCATGGAACCCTGATAAGGCACCACATGTAATCGTAAAGAATAATAATGGGAATATTGGTGCACCAGCAGGATGCATGTTTTTAAGACTTAATTCAGGAATCGGCGCTCCTGTTTGAATTAATCTAAAACCGATACCTACCGCACTAACTAATAATAGCGCGCCAAAAATTGGGTAAACACGTCCAA
The Staphylococcus kloosii genome window above contains:
- a CDS encoding carbon starvation CstA family protein, with the translated sequence MITFIVSIILLVVGYFTYGKYIDKMFGPKEDRPTPAYNQRDNVDYLPMKTSSNSLIQLLNIAGVGPIFGPIMGALYGPVAFIWIVVGCIFAGAVHDYLTGMISIRNKGAHLPELAGKFLGNVMKHFVNIFSILLLLLTGTVFVTSPALLLYNLMDGRIALGIIIFVIFVYYILSTILPIDKIIGRVYPIFGALLLVSAVGIGFRLIQTGAPIPELSLKNMHPAGAPIFPLLFFTITCGALSGFHATQTPIISRTTNKEKNARFIFYGMMIAEGIIAMIWAAAGMSLFHGYSGLQDVLNRGEAALVVSKASNLLLGSVIGTIAVIGVIILPITSGDTSFRSARMIIADYLNVEQRSMMKRIIVAAPLFVISFGLTQVDFTVLWRYFSWANQTTAVVALWVGAMYLLIAKKNFWVAAIPAVFMTWNIFVYILSQKIGLGLDLTLSYYIGFVLTLLWIAYFGYQYKKMVSAKSFELDYPITGKQQLT
- a CDS encoding cyclase family protein is translated as MSYPLWNQLEQLKSSEWVDLTHKFDDTIPCFNEDERASVKPLATVKDDGYYVQRWNLVTQYGTHLDAPNHFVNHARSLNDFELTEFALPLIVLDYSSEVARDADFIVTKEHLTQWERINGKIEPHTFVALRTDWSKRWPDTTQFENKDTHGQPHTPGWSRDALQFLIEERQVKAIGHETFDTDAAIDATRNEDFVSQRYVLEQDIFQIELLTNLDQLPARGAIIFTICPKANDAPGFPVRAFAIKPK
- a CDS encoding TM2 domain-containing protein → MPSNDYAPQQRNIVIAYVLWFFLGQLGIHRFYCGKTASGIFQVILAVIGWATAAIFIGYLFLFILGFWLFIDIFLIPSMCKHPN